From the Pseudodesulfovibrio indicus genome, the window AAAATCCTCCCGGTTAGGCGTTCATGGTCTCAACAAAAATGGTCTACACACGACTTCCACAACTTTTTTACCATGAGAATAGGCATAGTTAAGTTAACAGGCGCAGCAGCCCAAAAACCAGCCAAAGAACCAGCCAAAGAACCAGCCAATTCAAGCTTGGTAGCTAGGTTGACTAGAAATTAAGTCAAGTATATCTAGATAACTAGATTACAGTCACAACCAGCCAATGAACCAGCCAAAAGGAGGCTGTTTTGAAGCCAATCATGCCGCAAGGCAAAGAGCTTGGCCCTCTCAAGGACCTCGCCCAGGAAGTCTTGACAGCCTCGGCAGGCCTGGAAGGCCGCGTAGCGCTTGAAACGGCCCAGGCCCTCGGGGATCAGTTGCGCCTCATCAACTCCTTTTACAGCAACCTCATCGAAGGGCATCGAACCTTTATCCCGGACATTGAGAAGGCCCTGAACAACCATTACAGCGACGATGACAATTGCCGGTACGCCCAAGAGCTTTGCCGGGCGCACGTTGTCGCAGAAAAGACGCTTATGGAAGAAGTACGGCTGAATCCGGGCATGAATGTCAGCTCGCCGGAAATGCTGAGCCGTATCCATAGAGAGTTTTATTCCCACCTTCCACCGGAGCACCTGTTCACGCATGAAGAAAACGGGTTCACCGACATCGAGGTCCGACCTGGCGAATTCCGGGATCTCGAAGTGGCGATCCACAGGGACGCTGGGACCCATGGGCCGAATTACAAGAACCTCCCCGCTCACCTGAAACAGTATGCCACTGAATATGATGTGGCCCGGTATCACGGAGATGAAAAGCTGATTGCTATGGCCGCAGCTCACCATCAGCTTACCTGGCTCCATCCATTTCGAGACGGCAACGGCCGTGTATGTCGTCTCCATTCCGGACTGTTCATGGCCCGATCCGACGTCAATCGCGGCAACCTGTGGTCACTTTCCCGGGGGCTTTCAAGAAGTAGACAGGAATATATGATTAACTTGTTTTCCGTTGATCCCGCCCCTGACGACACACCTGAATCGCTGAATGAGCGTCTGGCTGATTTCTGCGATTTTTTTCTAGGAGTCTGTCTTGACCAAATTCAGTTCATGACCAAGCAATTACGACTAGAAAAGATCGAACAGCGCATAGAGTGGTTTGTCCGAGAGCGCTCGCAAAGAAGCACCAAGCTCCCCCTCAAGGCGTCACGTTTGCTAAGGGCGGCATTCATGCAAGGGCAGATTCCCAGGGGCCAAGCGCCTGAGATTCTTAATACAAGTGAGACCTCATCCCGAAGGATTGTCCGGCAGCTCTTGGACGAAGGGTTATTAACATCTGAAAGTCACCGCGCCCCTCTCAAGGTGGCATTCTCCATCCATGTCATGCCGTACTACTTCCCCTCTTTGTATCGCCCGGATATCTTGGGACCAGAATATGTCGAAATGCTCGGTTCGGATTTGCCGGACATGTAGCCCTAGGGGTAGGCAGTTTTTGCTTTGTAATAAACAAAATTTACGGGATGTTACAGATGGATCAGGAACGATGACTTGATAGTTGGCAGGGATCGGGCTATTCTCGATCAGCTGCTCCCAATGTGGATGGTAAACCGTTTCAATGGAGTATAGGAACACATAGAAGTAGTCGGCTGATCGCCCGCGCCTTGATGGTTTTTACCCCAAAGGGAACTAGACTACTCCACAAAAAAAGGGTGTGCAAGATGCACACCCTATCAAGAAAACATGTAAATTAAACTAGACAAAAATTTTATAGCTATCCAAGTACTCTTTCATTCTACGATTTGAATCGCATTGCTCTTTTTCCCGTTTGAACGCACTCAACTCAGTAATATTGCTGGGTTTTATCTCGTGCCCTTTTCTTTCTTGTTTAGTCGAAACACGCTCAATTGGAAGTCGCAGCTGATCCTTTTGACTCATCGCTAACCTCCTGCGCGATTGAACTCTCATACAGAGTATAGCTGTCTAAATATACGTTGGTAATGGGAATTGGCTTCTCCCCACTATCAATACACCTGCCGTCCTTTCCTTTTCTAGCAAACCTTTTCTTAAACAGCAAAGGGTATGATTCATGCGAAATGCCGACAAACTGAGAAACAGATACTTGATTTTCGCCCGCAGGCTTATTGTCCTCAGCGATGAAATCTGAAAAAAAAGCCAAGACCCTGCTTTTAGGGTATGGCTCAATATACACTATTTTTTTAATACCGGCTGTAATCAAATGCTTTGCACAATTTTCACAAGGGTATGTGGTCACGTAGATAGTGCCCCCACTTATACCGGCCTTAGCCGTCCTTGCCGCACTCAACAACGCTTCCATCTCTGCATGAATTGCTCTGGAAAACTCTATCAGCTCTGAAACACCGGCTTTTTTTAATACCGCTTTCACCTTCTTGAAAGATGCTTTTTTTAATATTAAATCAGCATCTTGGAGCCTTTCGTACATATTTTTCAGCATCTTTTCAATTTCTTCTGAACTTCGACATCTTCCCTTACTCTTGCAAAGAGCATCTTTTCCCTTTCCTTCAAAATCTGTCGCCAACCCCCCTCCAAAGAACGGAATATCATTCCAACCAATGGAGACCAATTCACCACTTTCATCTGAAATAGCAGCGCCGACCTGCCTTGATAGGCAGGTAGATCTCCAGCTAGCTGAAAATGCTTCAAACATCATCCTCTCATCAATGCTAGGACTACTAATTTTAATGCCAAACAATAAGTCTAAAAAGGTAGTCAAAGACTGATCTATTGAAGCTCGATCATTATTGAGGAACAAGTTTGCCCTGTAAAAGATATCGCGGACCTGCTGGCCGTTATCAATGCCCTCATCTTGATCAATGGCGGACAATACTTCATATTCCTTTCTAAGCCTCTTATTTTGTTCTTGTGTATTTGCCTCTGGGTGGAAATTGTGGACTTGTTGATCATGGTCTCCGCTAACAGCAATTAATGTTAGCAACTCCCCGTAGACAGCCTTGAGTAAAGTCAACTCTTCTTTATGTTTGATAGACTTAATAACATGGGCCACGCGTAAAGGTTTTGGAACAGGAACCCCCCCTTGTGCCTGCTCCATACCATGCTTCATCCTATATTCTGCGATTCGATTTATTGCGACTCTGGCAAGAAAATCATTTCCGCGCCTATCCCGCAAGGTGTTACCTAGTTGCTGAAGGCGGTTAATCCTCTTAGCTTCCAAAGAGATATTCGGATGTAGATTTTCCAGCATTTCATGCAACGGCGGCTCTGGTATTCCTTGTGCTTTCGCCTCTACATCAAGTTCTTTACTAAGTGATATTTCGTGAATCTTGTAATCGAAACGGGGACTTTTCAATTTTCGCTTTAATTCTTCAACTGCCTGAACGGCCCCACCGCCAATTGGTTCCACAAAAACAAATACCAATTCTGGAGTTTTCCTTTCAACAAATGACTTATATCCGAGAGATCGCCCTTTCTTCGCTACAGCTAGTAAATCTTTAGCTTCCATCTTCCGGCTCCAAATGTGAATGAATTGAATAAGAATCTATCTATTTGTTATTAATGAATTGGTATTTCCAAGTGCCAAAATCAAATAAGGCAATTACAAAAGGAAGTCTTCTTTTGGGCTGAGAGAATCATTATTTCTGGTAAACATCATATGCGACAACCCGCCCACCCCTAAAATAAGAATCAAATAGGCATACCCAAAGGACAAAAACCACACCCCTACCGATAGAGACTTCTGTTTTAAAAACAATCCATGTATACTACTTTGCCAAACTGCAAACTCACGACCTATCGACTTCACATACGGGTTCACCAATATTTCGATCCCTATCCATTTTATATACCCGGAAAAACCCTTTCTTAGGATTAATATAACTCTGCACATGCCCCCAAAGAATGCCTGCACTGTCAACACTAAACCATTTTGCATCACATATTTTTAATATTTGCTCTCCAGCATCTGTCAATACAAGACCAGATATAGATATTTCATCTGATCGTAAAAATTCACAAAACACCACTTCACCGCACTCCACAAATGTAAAGTCTTCCCCGTCGGCGACCCCTTTGAGTCCCGAGCTTCTCCTCACCCCAAAAGTACTCTGATGAATTAACCCAGCATTATTTAATACTATTATATCGTTAGTAGTAATATTGTCTGGATATTCGTTATTAGCTGGGTTACATGGCAATATTCCAAATATAACAAAAGGGGCTATCTTCATAAACAAATTAGCTTCCGATATCGATATGTTTTTTAACACATCCAACGTCCTATAGCTTATGGACTTTGGTTTTTTTACTTCTTCAGCGAGCAACCTGCCCCAAAGACGCTGAATATCTTCATCGCCGACCACCTCCGCCTCTCTGCGCCAACGAGCAAACCAATCCGGTGCCACATCTTCATCTGAAACTTGATCATTGGGAATATCAGCTAACGCCTGAATGGCAACACGAACATTCCCTGCCACATTACCGACACCCTGCTCTATAGCACGCTGCCAGTATTCGCTCCCTATTGTCTTTGAACAGGCCCCCGCCTGAACAAGTTCTCCATCACGGTATTCCAATCGCCCCGCTAGAACTTTTTCGACATCCATTTTGGTCTGTGCAAGGGTCAAGGCCTTATGCCGAGTGACATTTGCATCTCGTTTACCCCACAACAAATGCGCAATCTTCCTACATCCCTTTGGGGTTGCTTCCGCCAGCTGTTCACATGATTTTGTCAAATCAGCTTCAACTGATATCTTAACTGGCAAGCCAATATTTTCTTCGCCCATACGCCCTCCAGATAAACACGATGCGAATATCTATTTCATAAAAATGCGCTCTTACACAACCAAATGTGATTTGACATGGGGCAAATGTGGGGCATGAAGACAATGCAGTCAGGAAAATAACAGAAAAGCGGCTCACGATTTGCACCGTAAGCCGCTGATTTCATTCTGGTACCAGGGGAGGGACTCGAACCCTCACAGTATCGCTACCGGCGGATTTTGAGTCCGCTGCGTCTACCAATTCCGCCACCCTGGCGTGGGAGAGGTATTCTCATAGGGCAGGGTTGTGGTTTCTGTCAATGTTCTTATGGGACGGAGGGCGCGGGGGAGGCCGTGCCGGGGGGCTTTTCACCCGGGGGTAATGGGAGGCGCTCCCGGGCAGGTTCTAGGCGGCGAGACGCAACGGACGCGGCGGGTGCGGGAGGATGCGGCGGGGGCGGGAGGACGCGGCCACGCGGGTAATGCGGCCAAACTCTCCCGACTTCGAGGGGGGCGGCGGAGAATGGAACGGGACGCCGCGATTTCCTGGGCGGCGGGTGCCGCAATATTCTTGTCACACGACCCGCTTGGTGGTAGCACCGCTGAACGATTCGACTTCGTCTGAACAAGGATACATGCATGCTGCCCATCGGTTCCATCGTCAACGCCTGCGCCATCATCGGCGGCGCCACCATCGGCTGCCTCCTGCAGTCCCGATTCCCGGAGCGCATCCGCTCCATCGTATTCCAGGGACTGGGGCTGTGCGTGCTGCTCATCGGCATCCAGATGGCCCTCAAGGTGCAGAACATCCTGATCGTCATCTTCGCCGTGCTCCTGGGCGGCATCACCGGCGAATGGCTGCGGCTGGACACCCTGCTGGAGCGGGCGGGCAACCGGTTCAAGAAGCTGGTCCGGTCCAAGAACGCAACCTTCACCGACGGGCTCGTGACCACCTCCCTGCTCTTCTGCATCGGAGCCATGGCCATCGTCGGCTCCCTGGAGGAAGGCATCCGGGGCGACGCCACCGTCATCTACACCAAGTCCATCCTCGACGGATTCGCGGCCATCGCCTTTGCCGCCACCTACGGCACGGGCGTCATCTTCTCCTTCATCCCGGTACTGCTCTACCAGGGGACCATCACCCTGGGCGCCTCCTTCTTCCAGCAGTACTTCTCGGACATGATGATCGCCCAGATCACCGGGTGCGGCGGCCTGCTCATCGTCGGCATCGGCATCAACCTGCTGGAGCTGACCGAGATTCGGCTGGCCAACCTGCTCCCCTCCCTGGTCTACGTGATCGTCCTGACCTTCTTCTTCGCATAAAAAAGGCCCGCTT encodes:
- a CDS encoding Fic family protein; this translates as MKPIMPQGKELGPLKDLAQEVLTASAGLEGRVALETAQALGDQLRLINSFYSNLIEGHRTFIPDIEKALNNHYSDDDNCRYAQELCRAHVVAEKTLMEEVRLNPGMNVSSPEMLSRIHREFYSHLPPEHLFTHEENGFTDIEVRPGEFRDLEVAIHRDAGTHGPNYKNLPAHLKQYATEYDVARYHGDEKLIAMAAAHHQLTWLHPFRDGNGRVCRLHSGLFMARSDVNRGNLWSLSRGLSRSRQEYMINLFSVDPAPDDTPESLNERLADFCDFFLGVCLDQIQFMTKQLRLEKIEQRIEWFVRERSQRSTKLPLKASRLLRAAFMQGQIPRGQAPEILNTSETSSRRIVRQLLDEGLLTSESHRAPLKVAFSIHVMPYYFPSLYRPDILGPEYVEMLGSDLPDM
- a CDS encoding anti-phage dCTP deaminase gives rise to the protein MEAKDLLAVAKKGRSLGYKSFVERKTPELVFVFVEPIGGGAVQAVEELKRKLKSPRFDYKIHEISLSKELDVEAKAQGIPEPPLHEMLENLHPNISLEAKRINRLQQLGNTLRDRRGNDFLARVAINRIAEYRMKHGMEQAQGGVPVPKPLRVAHVIKSIKHKEELTLLKAVYGELLTLIAVSGDHDQQVHNFHPEANTQEQNKRLRKEYEVLSAIDQDEGIDNGQQVRDIFYRANLFLNNDRASIDQSLTTFLDLLFGIKISSPSIDERMMFEAFSASWRSTCLSRQVGAAISDESGELVSIGWNDIPFFGGGLATDFEGKGKDALCKSKGRCRSSEEIEKMLKNMYERLQDADLILKKASFKKVKAVLKKAGVSELIEFSRAIHAEMEALLSAARTAKAGISGGTIYVTTYPCENCAKHLITAGIKKIVYIEPYPKSRVLAFFSDFIAEDNKPAGENQVSVSQFVGISHESYPLLFKKRFARKGKDGRCIDSGEKPIPITNVYLDSYTLYESSIAQEVSDESKGSAATSN
- a CDS encoding DUF2806 domain-containing protein gives rise to the protein MGEENIGLPVKISVEADLTKSCEQLAEATPKGCRKIAHLLWGKRDANVTRHKALTLAQTKMDVEKVLAGRLEYRDGELVQAGACSKTIGSEYWQRAIEQGVGNVAGNVRVAIQALADIPNDQVSDEDVAPDWFARWRREAEVVGDEDIQRLWGRLLAEEVKKPKSISYRTLDVLKNISISEANLFMKIAPFVIFGILPCNPANNEYPDNITTNDIIVLNNAGLIHQSTFGVRRSSGLKGVADGEDFTFVECGEVVFCEFLRSDEISISGLVLTDAGEQILKICDAKWFSVDSAGILWGHVQSYINPKKGFFRVYKMDRDRNIGEPVCEVDRS
- a CDS encoding DUF554 domain-containing protein; translated protein: MLPIGSIVNACAIIGGATIGCLLQSRFPERIRSIVFQGLGLCVLLIGIQMALKVQNILIVIFAVLLGGITGEWLRLDTLLERAGNRFKKLVRSKNATFTDGLVTTSLLFCIGAMAIVGSLEEGIRGDATVIYTKSILDGFAAIAFAATYGTGVIFSFIPVLLYQGTITLGASFFQQYFSDMMIAQITGCGGLLIVGIGINLLELTEIRLANLLPSLVYVIVLTFFFA